In the genome of Paenibacillus pabuli, one region contains:
- a CDS encoding glycoside hydrolase family 43 protein — MKTFRNPVLPGFHPDPSAIRVGEDYYLVTSSFEYFPGVPLFHSKDLVHWQQLGHVLDRASQLNLDGIIPSRGIWAPTIRYHNGTFYMITTFVDNEKKEHNFYVTTTDPSGDWSDPIWLEDAPGIDPSLFFDEDGRAYYTGNRIPPEGQEYPKHMDIWLQEIDLEQGRLIGEKVSIWQGALKVAHAQEGPHIYKKDSWYYLLIAEGGTGHTHAVTIARSRIITGPYEGHRANPILTHRHLGRAYPIVNVGHAELIETQQGEWWLLCLASRIAGGYYRNLGRETFMAPVQWEQEWPVVSPGVGRLELETRSPNLPEVRWPSVSIRDDFEESSLSPIWNFLRTPRGEFWSLTERPGYLRLRLKEELLTEQGNPAFVGRRQQHLMFNASTHMEFNPQNEGETAGLTLFHNQNYHFRMELALEQGKPFIRLVEREAGVDKLLSFHPWSDDHIQMKVVGHEQEYSFYYRSNKCASWEMLFEKADGRLLSTDRAGGFTGTYIGLYGSKQAKPNSNEALYQDGIHHNFPFVDFDWFDYKELQNSRNFNI; from the coding sequence GTGAAAACATTTCGCAACCCTGTGTTGCCGGGATTCCATCCAGATCCGTCGGCCATTCGTGTAGGAGAAGACTATTATCTCGTTACGTCCAGTTTCGAATACTTTCCTGGCGTACCGTTATTCCACAGTAAAGATCTGGTTCATTGGCAGCAGCTAGGCCATGTTCTTGATCGTGCTTCACAGCTTAATTTGGATGGGATTATACCTTCTCGGGGCATTTGGGCTCCAACAATTCGGTATCATAACGGCACATTCTATATGATTACTACATTTGTTGATAACGAAAAGAAGGAACATAACTTCTATGTAACCACTACTGATCCGTCAGGTGATTGGTCTGATCCCATCTGGTTGGAAGATGCTCCGGGCATTGATCCATCACTATTTTTCGATGAGGACGGAAGAGCTTATTATACGGGAAACCGGATTCCACCAGAAGGTCAGGAATACCCCAAACATATGGATATCTGGCTTCAAGAGATTGATCTGGAGCAGGGCAGGCTTATCGGTGAAAAAGTGAGCATATGGCAGGGTGCGCTTAAGGTAGCTCACGCTCAGGAAGGCCCGCATATCTATAAGAAGGATAGTTGGTATTACTTGTTGATTGCGGAGGGAGGAACTGGACATACTCATGCCGTGACCATCGCGCGTAGCCGTATCATCACAGGACCTTATGAAGGGCACCGCGCCAATCCGATTTTAACGCATCGACATCTGGGAAGAGCGTATCCGATTGTTAATGTAGGTCATGCGGAACTGATTGAAACACAACAAGGTGAGTGGTGGTTACTATGTCTAGCATCCAGAATAGCCGGAGGATACTACCGAAACCTGGGTCGGGAAACATTCATGGCACCCGTACAGTGGGAACAGGAGTGGCCTGTTGTTAGTCCAGGGGTGGGCAGATTGGAGCTGGAAACGAGATCACCTAACCTGCCTGAAGTGCGGTGGCCAAGTGTATCGATTAGGGACGATTTCGAAGAGAGTTCTCTTTCTCCGATATGGAATTTTCTGAGAACGCCGCGCGGAGAATTTTGGAGTTTGACAGAACGACCTGGGTATTTGCGCCTAAGATTGAAAGAAGAACTACTGACGGAACAGGGCAATCCCGCTTTTGTTGGTCGGCGGCAGCAGCACCTGATGTTCAATGCATCCACACACATGGAGTTTAATCCTCAAAATGAGGGTGAAACCGCAGGTCTGACCTTATTTCACAACCAGAATTACCACTTCCGAATGGAGCTGGCATTGGAGCAAGGAAAGCCTTTTATTCGCCTTGTAGAGAGGGAGGCTGGGGTAGATAAACTTCTGAGCTTCCATCCATGGAGCGATGATCATATTCAAATGAAGGTTGTTGGACATGAGCAGGAGTACAGCTTTTATTATCGTTCCAATAAGTGTGCTTCGTGGGAAATGTTATTCGAAAAAGCTGATGGCCGATTGCTTAGTACCGATCGTGCTGGTGGTTTCACTGGTACCTACATCGGTCTGTACGGAAGTAAGCAAGCCAAACCAAATTCAAATGAAGCATTATATCAAGATGGCATCCATCATAATTTTCCATTTGTTGATTTTGATTGGTTTGACTATAAAGAATTGCAAAACAGTAGAAATTTCAATATATAA